Proteins co-encoded in one Hyla sarda isolate aHylSar1 chromosome 4, aHylSar1.hap1, whole genome shotgun sequence genomic window:
- the LOC130368891 gene encoding uncharacterized protein LOC130368891 gives MEGDLNEVIPHVSSYAEGEVNRILNGVKGDAAFLAVPAIVDVKRNFEYESRRVIMLELHLVTLGEYYKCKRIPRGMRSRLRPTVFSENLEFKKMFESISDRYALDIILLNLDFLQKDLCAAKEKLREVEMNLGTMLSGEELGAYMEKTKGFLEKFKNDTMDIKKKKWHRDLGDYNRGRVYTWNYNEYNNGNTQGTTPRRGRKNKTQHEHVIDQSSFLVKDGLMEDSPPNISTRNQPEGVGAGDTGAAKTRSQKQGKIQFARQQKKKT, from the coding sequence ATGGAGGGTGATTTAAATGAAGTTATACCTCATGTCTCATCATATGCTGAAGGAGAAGTTAACAGGATTCTGAATGGCGTAAAGGGTGATGCTGCCTTTCTAGCAGTACCTGCTATTGTTGATGTGAAAAGAAATTTCGAGTATGAATCCAGGAGAGTTATTATGTTGGAGCTACATTTAGTGACTTTGGGCGAATATTACAAATGCAAAAGGATACCCAGAGGTATGCGGTCACGGTTAAGGCCTACAGTTTTCTCAGAGAATCTGGAgtttaaaaagatgtttgaatcAATTTCTGACCGGTATGCTTTGGACATTATTTTACTTAATTTGGATTTTTTGCAAAAGGATTTGTGTGCTGCCAAGGAGAAATTAAGAGAAGTTGAGATGAATCTGGGAACCATGTTGTCAGGAGAGGAGCTTGGTGCTTACATGGAAAAAACCAAAGGTTTTTTGGAAAAATTTAAGAATGATACCATggacattaaaaagaaaaagtggcATAGAGATCTAGGGGATTACAACAGAGGTCGTGTATACACTTGGAACTATAATGAATACAACAATGGCAACACACAAGGAACAACACCTAGACGTGGGAGAAAAAATAAGACTCAACATGAACATGTTATTGATCAATCTTCTTTTTTAGTGAAGGACGGACTAATGGAGGATTCTCCTCCCAACATTTCTACAAGAAACCAACCCGAAGGGGTGGGCGCAGGAGACACAGGGGCCGCAAAAACCAGAAGCCAGAAACAAGGCAAGATTCAATTTGCCCGACAACAGAAGAAAAAGACATAA